Proteins from one Halopseudomonas pelagia genomic window:
- a CDS encoding adenosylcobalamin-dependent ribonucleoside-diphosphate reductase, translating to MNQTAKVQRLHNVVNDIPMQPASLDIWDTKYRLKTKDGVALDKTVDESYQRVARAIADVEAPELREHWYEQFLWALRHGAIPAGRITSNAGALEHKPATSTINCTVSATIGDSMDDILSKLHEAGLTLKAGCGIGYEFSTLRPKGAYVSGAGAYTSGPLSFMDIYDKMCFTVSSAGGRRGAQMATFDVGHPDVMDFIRAKREGGRLRQFNLSLLITEDFMAAVAADSDWKLSFPLTQAEVDADQLDLDNDDQVIWRELPATQRYLTRKDGRVACRVSKVIKARRIWDMIMTSTYDFAEPGFILIDRVNQMNNNWFCEEIRATNPCGEQPLPPHGACLLGSINLTLFVRDPFTDKARFDWDEYRKVVDIFTRMLDNVVEINGLPLEQQRNEIFRKRRHGMGFLGLGSTMTMLCMKYGEAKSLDFTEQVSKEMAVQGWRTALQLAEEKGAAPIMDEDFTVTEAMLVKRPEMRKDGIKAGQKIKGKVLWAKYSRYMQQVAGEDAELVNALIEKGGRFTHHSSIAPTGTISLSLANNASNGIEPSFAHHYFRNVIREGKKSKEKVDVFSFELLAYRHFVNPEALPSMEAASRNLPDYFIAADDVKPTEHVDVQAAAQKWIDSSISKTANVPTDYPYEDFKDIYRYAFEKGLKGCTTFRFNPEAFQGVLVKEQDLANTTYRFKLEDGSFVEAKGGDEIEYDGEMHSAANLYDALKEGYYGKF from the coding sequence ATGAACCAGACAGCCAAGGTGCAGCGCTTGCACAATGTGGTAAACGATATTCCCATGCAGCCAGCATCATTGGACATCTGGGATACCAAATACCGCCTTAAGACCAAGGACGGTGTAGCTCTCGACAAAACCGTTGACGAGAGCTACCAGCGCGTTGCCCGGGCCATAGCCGATGTCGAGGCTCCCGAACTGCGTGAGCACTGGTACGAACAGTTTCTCTGGGCATTGCGCCATGGCGCCATCCCCGCAGGCCGTATTACGTCCAACGCCGGCGCCCTTGAGCATAAACCTGCGACATCGACCATCAACTGCACGGTCAGCGCGACCATCGGCGACTCGATGGACGACATTCTGTCCAAGTTGCACGAAGCCGGTCTGACTTTGAAGGCTGGTTGCGGCATCGGTTACGAATTCTCCACCTTGCGGCCCAAGGGCGCCTACGTCTCCGGCGCGGGTGCGTACACCTCCGGCCCGCTGTCGTTCATGGATATCTACGACAAGATGTGCTTTACCGTGTCTTCTGCCGGTGGCCGTCGTGGTGCGCAGATGGCGACTTTCGATGTCGGCCATCCGGATGTCATGGACTTTATTCGCGCCAAGCGCGAGGGCGGTCGCTTGCGCCAGTTCAACCTGTCGCTGCTGATCACTGAAGACTTTATGGCCGCCGTCGCTGCCGATTCGGATTGGAAGCTATCCTTCCCACTGACCCAGGCTGAAGTGGACGCCGACCAACTTGATCTGGACAACGATGACCAGGTGATCTGGCGCGAACTGCCCGCCACCCAGCGCTACCTGACCCGTAAAGACGGCCGTGTAGCCTGTCGGGTGTCCAAGGTGATCAAGGCCCGTCGAATATGGGACATGATCATGACCTCGACCTACGACTTCGCCGAGCCGGGCTTTATTCTGATCGACCGCGTCAATCAGATGAACAACAACTGGTTCTGTGAAGAAATTCGCGCCACCAACCCTTGTGGTGAGCAGCCATTGCCACCGCACGGCGCCTGCCTGCTGGGCTCGATCAACCTGACACTGTTTGTCCGCGATCCCTTTACCGACAAGGCGCGTTTCGACTGGGATGAATATCGCAAGGTCGTGGATATCTTTACCCGTATGCTCGATAACGTGGTGGAGATCAACGGCCTGCCGCTGGAGCAGCAACGTAACGAGATTTTCCGCAAGCGCCGCCACGGTATGGGCTTTCTGGGTCTGGGCTCGACCATGACCATGCTGTGCATGAAATACGGTGAAGCCAAGTCACTGGATTTCACCGAGCAGGTGTCCAAGGAAATGGCTGTTCAGGGCTGGCGCACGGCGCTGCAGCTGGCAGAAGAGAAGGGCGCCGCGCCGATCATGGATGAAGATTTCACCGTGACCGAAGCGATGCTGGTCAAACGTCCGGAAATGCGCAAGGACGGCATCAAGGCCGGCCAGAAGATCAAGGGCAAGGTGCTGTGGGCCAAATACAGCCGCTACATGCAGCAAGTAGCCGGCGAAGACGCCGAGCTGGTCAATGCGCTGATCGAGAAGGGTGGCCGCTTTACTCACCACAGTTCTATCGCACCCACGGGCACCATCTCCCTGTCGCTGGCCAATAATGCCTCCAACGGCATTGAGCCGAGCTTTGCGCACCATTATTTCCGTAACGTGATCCGTGAAGGCAAGAAGTCCAAGGAAAAGGTCGACGTGTTCAGCTTCGAGCTGCTGGCTTACCGTCACTTTGTCAATCCGGAAGCATTACCGAGCATGGAAGCGGCCAGCCGCAACCTGCCCGATTACTTTATTGCTGCAGACGATGTGAAGCCCACTGAGCATGTGGACGTGCAGGCTGCTGCGCAGAAGTGGATCGATTCCTCTATCTCCAAGACTGCCAACGTGCCGACGGATTATCCCTATGAAGATTTCAAGGATATCTATCGCTATGCGTTCGAGAAGGGCCTGAAGGGTTGCACCACCTTCCGCTTCAACCCTGAAGCGTTCCAGGGTGTATTGGTCAAGGAGCAGGATCTGGCCAACACCACCTACCGCTTCAAGCTGGAAGACGGCAGTTTTGTGGAGGCCAAGGGCGGTGACGAGATTGAGTATGATGGTGAGATGCACAGCGCCGCCAATCTCTACGACGCGTTGAAAGAGGGCTACTACGGTAAGTTCTGA